TGTCACGACCGACGACTCCTGGCGGGCGGCCACGGGCCCGATCGTCTCCTCCAGCCTCTACGACGGTGAGGTCCACGACGCCCGGCTGGAGCGATCCGGCTGGTCCGAGCCCGGCCACGACACCACCGGCTGGAGCGGCGTACGGGTGCTGGAGCGGGATCCGGGCACGCTGGTCGCCCCCGACGGCCCGCCGGTGCGCCGCACCGAGGAGGTCACTCCGGTGGAGATCACCACCTCACCTTCGGGCAGGACGATCGTCGACTTCGGCCAGAACCTCGTCGGCCGGCTGCGCCTGACCGTCTCCGGCGAGGCGGGCCGCACCGTCACCCTGCGGCACGCCGAGATCCTGGAGGACGGCGAACTGTGCACCAGGCCGCTGCGCACCGCCGCCGCGACCGACACCTACACCCTGCGCGGCGAGGGCACCGAGGTCTTCGAACCCCGCTTCACCTTCCACGGCTTCCGCTACGCCGAGATCACCGGACAACCCGAAGGCTTCGACGCCGCAACGGCCGTCACGGCGGTGGTGATCCACTCCGACCTGACGCGCACCGGTCACTTCACCTCCTCCGACGAGCTGCTCAACCGTCTGCACGAGAACGTCGTGTGGGGCATGCGCGGCAACTTCCTCGACGTGCCCACCGACTGCCCGCAGCGCGACGAACGCCTCGGCTGGACCGGCGACATCCAGGTCTTCGCGCCGACCGCCTCCTTCCTCTACGACAGCTCAGGCTTCCTCGGCTCCTGGCTGGCGGATCTCGCCGCCGAGCAGGGGGAGAACGGCATCGTCCCCTTCGTCGTGCCGAAGGTCGTCCCGGGCGCCGACACACCCACCGCCGCATGGGGCGACGCCGCGACGGTCGTGCCCTGGGTGCTGTACGAGCGCTACGGGGACAGCGGCATCCTCGCCACGCAGTACGAGTCGATGCGCGCATGGGTGGACCACGTGACCTCGCTCGCGGGCGAGAACCGCCTGTGGGACAGCGGCTTCCAGTTCGGCGACTGGCTCGACCCGACGGCCCCCGCCGGACGCCCGGACGCCGCCGCGACCCCGGGTGAACTGGTCGCCACCGCCTACTTCTTCCGCTCCGCCGACATCGTCGCCCGCACCGCCCGGATCCTCGGCCGGACCGGGGACGCCGAGCACTACCGGACGCTCGCGGACGAGATCCGCACCGCCTTCCGGGCCGAGTACGTCACCGGCACGGGACGCATGATGTCCGACGCGCCGACCGCGTACGCCCTCGCCCTCTGCTTCGACCTGCTGCCCTCCGACACCCAGCGTGCCCACGCCGGCGACCGGCTCGCCCAGCTCGTCCGGGGCAACGGATACAAGATCGCCACCGGCTTCGTCGGCACGCCGCTCGTGTGCGACGCCCTCACCCGGACCGGTCACACCGACACCGCCTACCGCCTGCTGCTCCAGCGGGAGTGCCCGTCCTGGCTCTACCCGGTCACCATGGGCGCGACGACGATCTGGGAGCGCTGGGACAGCCTGCTCCCCGACGGCACCGTGAACCCCAGCGGTATGACGTCCTTCAACCATTACGCGCTCGGCGCCGTGGCCGACTGGTTGCACCGCACGGTCGCGGGCCTCGCCCCGGCCGAGCCCGGCTACCGACGGCTGCGCATCGCACCGCGACCCGGCGGCGGCCTCACCCACGCGGGGGCGACGCTGGCCACGCCCTACGGGGAGGCGGAGGTGTCCTGGTCCCTGGCGGACGCCGAACTCACCGTCGAAGCGCTCGTCCCACCCGGTACGACCGCCGAGGTGCTGCTCCCCGGTGACAGCGAGAACCGTGAGGTGGGCTCCGGCCGCCACAGGTGGACCGTGCCGTTCGGTGCCGACACCGCCGAGCGGGCTCCGCTGTCGGTGGACATGTCTCTGGACGAGCTGCTCGACCGCGAGGACGCCGCCCGCGTCTTCAAGGACCTGCTCATCAGCTACATCCCGGAGGCGGCCGCCTTCATCGACAGTGGCTCAGGCGCTCCGGCCGGCACCACCGTCCGGGCGATCGCCGGGATGCTGCCGGGCGGCGACAACTTCCTCACCGATCTGGAGGAGAGGTTCGCGGCGCTGGAGGCCCGCGCATAGTGCTTCGCCGACGCCGGGCCGCGGCCCGCTGCCCGAGGAGCGCGGCGCGGACCGGCCCGGTCGTGCGGGACGGAGCACGCAGGTCCGGCATGCGCGGTGTTGCTGTCCGCGGATGACCCCAGCAGGGGTGGGCAAGGAGTCGTAGCGATGCCCAGTGCCACGTATGCCCTGATGGAGGGGTGGTTCCGGGAGACCGTGCGCCGACGCGGTCCGGTCGACCTCGCAGCGGAGCGAGAGGCGGCGGCAGGCTTCGCCCAGCGGATTCCCGACCGGACAGGCTGCCGGAGTACGCGGCCTGGGAGCCCAGCCGGCCCTGGTCGCCCGGGCGGCGCGGGCGGGGGTGTACGTCGAACTGGAGGTCTGGCCGCGGATGTTCCACGCCTGGCAGGTGGCCGCCGGGTTCCTTCCGGAGGCCACTGAGGCGCTCACCCGCGGCGCCGCGTTCATCAGCTGTGTCGCCGAGGGGAAGACCGTCGACGGCGTCGCGCTCGCGGGCGGCCCCGAGAGCGGGGACGAGGTGATCAGCGGACGACTCCGGTCGGCAGAGAGAGGAGCCGGAGCCTCGGTGAGGCTCCGGCTCTCTTTCGGTTCTGCGGCGGCCCCGCTGGGCGGTCAGTTCATCGCGCAGGTGAAGTGATGGTCACCGGGCGCGGCTTCGCCGGTGGTTCCGTCGGGCAGCACGACGGTGGCCGACGCGGTGGGTGGCACGGTCAGATCCAGGTGGAAGCGTCCGCCGTCGATCCGCCAGCGCACGGCGATACGGCCCCGGACGGAGTCGAACTCGGCCTCGGCGGCGGTGAGTCCGCCGCCGGGACGTGGGCGGACGTCGAAGTGACGGTAGCCGGGGGCATCCTCGCGGGGGCTGATGCCGGCGACGTAGCGGTGCAGGAAGGAGACGACGGCGCCCTTGCTGTAGTGGTTGAGCGACGTGGTGACCGATCCGTCCGGTGCCGTGCCCTCCCAGTTCTCCCAGATCGTCGTCGCACCGCGCTTGATCATGCCGAGCCAGGACGGGGTGGAGTCCTGGAGCAGCAGGTCGTAGGCGACGTCCAGATGGCCGGTGTCGGCGAGGACGGGAAGCAGGTGCGGGGTGGCCAGGAAGCCCGTTCCGGGATGGTCGCCCGCCTCGCGGACCAGCTCGACCAGGCGCTCGGCCGTCGCCGCGCGCAGTTCCTCCGGTACGAGACCGAAGGCGAGGGCACGGACGTAGGTGGCCTGGGTGTCGCGTGCGAGGCGGCCGTCGGGACGGATGAACTCGGTGCGCCAGGCGTCCCGCACCTGCCGTGCGTAGGCGCCGTAGTGGTCGGCGTCCTGCTGTCTGCCGACGACGGCGGCGGCACGGGAGAGCAGCAGCGAGGAGTGATAGAGGTAGGCGGTGGCGACGATGCCCTGGTCCTGGGCGTAGAAGGGGACATCGTCGTCCTGCTCGGGTTCCAGCCATTCGCCCCAGTGGAAGCCCGAGTCCCACAGGAACCGCTCGTGCGGCGCGGGCTCCGGGCGGGCGGCGACCCGTTCACCGAAGCGCGCGTCACGGGCGGCGCCCGCCGCGAAATCCACCCAGCGGACCATCGACGCGTACTGCTCCGCGAGGATCTGCTCGTCCCCGTAGAGCTGGTGGATGAGCGACGGCACGATGACCGCCGCGTCGCCCCAGCCGGCGGAGCCGTTCATGTACGCGTAGGTGGGGTCGGAGTGCCGGGCGAGCCCCGGCTCCGGGGCCCAGTTCGGCACGCGGCCGTCGGGCCACTGGTCGGCGGCCAGGTCGGCCAGCCACTTCGCCGAGAACCCGGCCACGTCGTAGAGGAATGCGGCGGCCGGGGTGAAGATCTGCCAGTCGCCGGTGAAGCCGGCCCGCTCGCGAGTGGGACAGTCGGTGGGCACGTCACAGGCGTTGCCCCGGAAGCTCCACACGGCGGCCTCGTGCAGCCGGTTCAGCATGTCGTCGCTGCACCGGAACCAGCCGGTACGTCGCAGGTCACTGTGGACGACCACGGCGTGGACCGCCTCCGCGGCCAGCGGACCCGGGTGGCCCTCGACACGGACGTAGCGGAAGCCATGGGTGGTGTGGCGCGGTTCGAAGACATCCTGCGCGCGGCCCGCGGAGATCACCCGGTCGATCTGCCCCACACCGAATGTCTCGCCACTGCCGGCGTCGACCGCGTCCAGATGAGCGGTCGTCACATCACCGTCGGAGTCCAGCGACTCGCCATGGGTGAGCGTCAGCTCGGTGCCGCGCGGACCGAGATCCGACAGACGTACCCAGCCGTTGAGGTTCTGGCCGAAGTCCACGACGTGAACGCCCGGCCCGGGCATGGTGACGGCCACGGCGGGCAGCTCCTCGACCCTGCGGACCGGTGGTGCGGGGCTGGTCGTCAGCCGGTCCGGGTCGGCGTACAGCCTGCCCTCGGCGACATCTGCCGCTGCCCAGCCGCTGATGTCCAGCCCGGTCTCCGCCCAGCCTTCCAGCGCCTGTGTGAGATCGCTGGCCTGCCCGTCCATCAGATCGGCGGCGACGATCTCCGAGGGGCGGGAGAGCCAGCCCGGGCCGGTGGCGATCTCCGTCGTGGCCTCGTCGGCTTCGCAGCGAAGGACCGCCCACAAGGCCGTTCGCGTGCCGTAGCCGTCGGGGACCCGGTGGAATCCGGTGCGACCGCGGAACCAGCCGTCGGAAAGGACGGCGCCGATCACGTTGGCGCCCCGGCGCAGCAGGCCGGTGACGTCGTAGGTCTGCACATGCAGCCGGGAGCGGTAGGCGGTGAACCCGGGGGAGAGCTCGTGGTCGCCGACGCGGACACCGTTGACGTACAACTCGTACAGGCCGTGCGCGGTGGCGTGCACACGGGCCCGGACCGGAGCCGCGTCCAGGGTGAACTCGTGGCGCAGCAGGTGGGCGGGGCGCTGTCCGGCCTCCGCGGGCTCGGCCTCGGCAGGCTCGATCCAGCGGGCCGTGAGCGAGGCGTCCGGAGTGAAGGGGAGCGTCTCCCAGAAGGCAGGCTCGGACCAGTCGCTCTCCCCCCGGTCGGTCCAGACCTTGACCTGCCAGGTGACCCGCTCTCCGGGCGCGGGCTCGGGGCCGGGGTAGGGAACCAGCACGCCGCTGTCTCCCTCCAGGCGCCCGGAGTCCCAGGTGCGGGTACGGATCCGGAAGGCGGACTGCCGGGCGCTCCCGGCCGGCAGCCACCAGGACAGGCGCGGCCGGATTCGATCCGTGCCCAGGACGGCGTCGTCCAGGTGCTCGACGCGCAGATGGGTGGGCTTGGTCATGTCTGGCCTCCTGGCCGTGGTGCGGTCGTTCGTGTGAGAGGGCGTGCGCTGACGGGGCCGTGTCGCTGACGTGGTGTCCCGGCCGTCGGCGGTGGTGTCCCGGCCATCAGTGGTGGGCCCTCGCCGGGCAGCCGGAGTGATCGCGCTCAGGAATGAGCCGTGATCCAGCCCTCGATCAGCGCGAGGGCTTCCTGTCCGTCCGGTGCCGTCGGCCGGTCGAGCGAGCCGTGCGACGCGCCGGAAAGCAGGTGCTCTCCGCACGGGACGCCCGCGGCGGCCAACTGCTGTGCGAAGCGCTCGGCCGAGGGCCGCACCGTGTCGTTCTCGCAATTCACCAGGAGCGTGGGCGGATGCCCGGGCAGGGGCTCGCCCTCGCCCGGGAACGCCGCCGGATCGTCGAAGTGGTCCTTGCCCGCGTAGTGGAGGTTCTTGTCCGTCAGCCAGTCCGGCTCGAAGCAGGTGCCGTGCGTCGCCTCCCGCACGGCGGCCAGAGCCGCGGGTTCCCACGCCGGTACGGAGCCGTGCAGAGTCGCATAGGCCAGTGCCAAGGAGCGGGGCGGCGGGGCACCGTGTTCCAGCAGATACCGGGTGGCGGAGGCTGCGAGGTTCCCTCCCGCGCTGGCGCCGCCGAGGTGCAGTGCGTCCGGCGCGACGCCCAAAGCCTCCTCGCTGTGCTCAACGGCCCAGTGCCAGCCCGCCAGCACGTCGTCCCGTGGCACGGGATAGCGCACACCGTGCAGAGCCTTGCGGTAGTCGAGGGCGAGCACGGGGATGCCGCGGCCGGCGAGGGCCGACGCCACCCAGTCCGACTCGTGCATGTCGAGGCTTCCGCTGACGTACGCGCCTCCGTGCACCCAGACAAGGGCCGCCCTGGCTGGAACGTCCGGGTTCCGGTACACCCGTGCGGGCACTTCCGCCGGGCCGATCCGTAGTGGGCGATGGCTTACGGCGGCCAGTTCGGGAAAGCGCGTCCGCAGGTCGATGCCGTCGTTCCGGGACATCACGCGTTCGGCGGCGGGGCCCATGGCCTCCAGGAACGCCACCAGATCATGGAAGGGCGGCATCGGTGCCCCCTTTCCATCGGCCCGCCGGTGCATGACGGCCCGCAGCAGCGGAGCGGGCAGCCACCGCATGATGCGTCCGGCAAGCGCGAAGCGTGGGCTTCGTGAGCGATGGGAGGTGGACACATGAGCTCCTGGGTCGGCGAGTCATTCGGCGAGACATTAGGTGGGGACATCGACAGGCTGGGTGGTCTTCGGTGTCGGACTCCGGAGTCGCAGAGAGCCCTGCCGAGGGCTTCACCGGTTCGGCGAAGAAGCCGGGCTGTCTCATCTCGGTGCCCGGATGCCCGGATGCCCGGGTGCGCGACGAGCGGTGCCGCGGAGGCGTACCGACGGGACGGATTCATGCAACCCGGTTCAATGTGTTCCGTGGGCCACACCATAGCCACCAATCCCGAATGTCACTAGGTTTCTTGACTGTGACATTCCCATCCGCCGGGCATCAGCGGATTCGGCGTCCCTGACCCGACCCGCCCGACCGGCCCGACCCGCCTCGCCAAGGTCGCCCGCGGCTCGTTTGGTAGGCGATTCCTCCAAGATCATTCAACTCCGGAACACCGCCGTGTCACCGTGGCGATGTTCGCCGACACCTCCGCCGACGACCGAACCCTGCGCCGGACGACCCCACGCGGCTCCAAGTTCACCGTCGACACGGCCCCGTTCGGAGGATTCATCGCCGCGATCTGACACGCACGCGGCGCGCCGGCGTTACTTGTCGGGGGTCGCCGAAGTGGGGAAATCGCGTACGGAGGAATGGCCGGGGCCCTGGCCACCCCGGTGGCCGGGCCCGGGCCCGGGCCGATCCGCTCAACACCGGTCGCATACTCTGGTCTCCTTGTCGCCGGTAAGAAGGCGCAGGTCGCGGCGGCGTACGCTCGCCGTCCGTTCGAGGGAGGCGTTCGAGTGGCAGTTGGCGGCCGGTCGACGAAGCGACTCCAGCGGGGGACGCTTTCCCAGGGGCTCATCGTGGGGACGGCGCTGCGGATCCTCGACGAAGACGGGCCGGACGCGCTGACCTTCCAGCGACTCGGCAAGGAACTGTCCTCCTCCGCGACCGCGGTCTACCGGCACTTCGCGAGCCGCGACCACATCATGGTCGCCGTCGCGGAGGAGCTCGACAGGATCTCCCTCGAGGGGTACGAGCCGCACGAGTCGTGGACCGAGTCGCTGCGGGACCTGGCGATCCGTGCCTGGAACACCGCGCTGGGCCACCCGGCCGCCGCCGCGCTCTGCATGGGGAGAGTCACCCGGGGCGTGCACGAGCTGCGTGCCGTGGACGCCGTCCTGGAAGCGTTCCACCGCGGCGGCTGGCGCGGCCGGGAGGCCGTCCTGCACTACCAGGCGTTCTCGAACTTCATCCTCGCCATGGCGAGCAACAACGCCTGGCGGCTCGTCAACCAGCGGTTCGGCACCGAGGTGAACTGGGTGCAGGAGTACCAGCCGGCGGATCCTGCCACGTATCCCTACGCCGAGGCGGCGAAGGAACACCTGCGCAGCATCGACATGACCGACGTCTTCAGCCGGCAGACGGACATCCTCCTCGCGGCCCTCGAGGCCGAGGCGGCGACGCTTCCGCGCGACTGACGCGCGCCCTCCTCCACGCTGCACGGCCACCTTCCGGACAACGTTCCGCAGCGGCATGCACCAACATAGTTAACGCTATTGACTATGCCGTTCACTTGGCTGCATCCTCTCCACACCGAGTGCTCCACGGCTCGCTCCCACGCGGCGCCCAACGAGGGCCGCGCGCACCGCCTCCGCCCTGAACTGCTCGCGCTCCCCCCGCCCTATCCCGTGCGGCCTGCGCGGCGCCCGACATCCCTCTCAGGAGCACCCATGCGCCAGACCCGTACCCGCGCGGTCCCCGTGACCGCGGCAGTCGCCATGACGGCCGTGCTCGCCGGCTGCACCACCACGGGATCCACGTCCGGAGACCCGAGCAGCGGCGGTGCCGCGAAGGCGACGAAGATCCGGACGACGATCGACGTACCGGCCGGCTTCGACCCGGCCAAGGCCCTGTCCCTGCCGGACTACCAACTCGCCCGGAACAGTTACGACACCCTCGTGCGCAAGGACGACGGCGGGCTCGTCGGCGGGCTCGCCACCAAGTGGAAGAGCACGCCCACCTCGGCCACGTTCACCCTGCGCACCGACGCCACCTGCGCCGACGGGACACCGATCACGCCGACGGTCGTCAAGGCGTCCCTCGACCGATACGCCGACCCGAAGACGGCGGCACCCGATCTCCCCACGGTCTTCGGCCCCGGCAACAAGGTGAAAGTGAGCGCCGACGACGCGGCGCGGACAGTGAGGATCACGCTCGCCAGGCCATGGGGCGACATGACCACGGGCCTGTCGATCGCGAGCACCGGCATCGTCTGCCCGGCGGGACTCAAGGACCTCAAGGCCCTCGCCGCAGGCAAGGCCAAGGGCTCCCAGTCCGGCCCGTACCTCCTTCAGAAGTCCCAGTCCGGCGTCTCGTACGCGTACACCCTTCGCCCGGAGTACAAGGCATGGCCGGCCTGGCGCACGAAGATCCCCGGCAAGGTCGCCGCGACGATGGAGTACCTGGTCTCGGCCGACCCCACGGCGACCGGCAACCTCGTCACGAGCGGCCAGCTGGACATCGGCAAGATCGACGCCTCCGGCATCCCGCGCTTCGACGGCGTGAACGGCCAGTCCGTGAGCGTCAGCCGGTTCTCCGACTTCTACCTGCTCTTCAACGAACGACCCGGCACGGTCTTCGCGGACGTCGCCACCCGCAGGGCGGTCGCCCAGGCCGTCGACCGCGCCGCCTTCACCAAGGTCGTCTCGAAGGACACCGGTGAGCCGTCGACGATGTTCGTGCAGAAGAGCACCCCCTGCAACGACCCGGGCTCCTCCTTCCTCGTACCGACGGACAAGGCCGCCGCCGCGGACGTCCTCAAGGGCAAGAAGATCCGCCTCGTCGGCCCCCAGGTCGTCGGGCCGGCCGGTGCCGGAAACCAGTACATCCAGGAGGCGCTGCGGGCCGCGGGCGCGGACGTCACCCTCGCCAACGTCGACGTCGGGGCCTGGGTCGGGACCGTGTTCGGCAAGCCCGACGCCTGGGACCTCACGGTCTTCGCCGACCTCAACTTCCTCGGCACCCTCGCCAACCCGCTCGGCCACTTCGTGGGCCCGACCGTCCCCGAAGGCGGCGGCAACCTCGGCGCGGTGAAGAACCCCGAGCTGGACAAGGCCTTCGCCCAGGGCGCCGAGGCCACCACCGAAGAGGCCCGCTGCGCCGCCTACCAGAAGGCCGCCAAGGCCATGATCTCGCAGGTGGACGCGGTGCCGCTGGTCAACGACCCGTTCATCTACGCCCTGCGCAAGGGCTTCAGCGCAACGATGCTCGGCGGCTCGCTCGACGACCCCATCCTGCGCATCACCGGCTGACGGACGCGCCGTCCGGCCGCGGGGGAGACCCACGCGGCCGGACCCGAGCGTCCCGCAGGAGGAACCCCGCGCCGTTCCGGCGCCCTGCGCCCAGCCCTCCGCACCGAGCTCTCCGCACCGAGCCCCCAGCACCGTTCCGACAGGAGCCCCCTGGTGATCGACCCTTTCAGCACCGCCCAGCAGATCGCCGACCTCGTGCGCACGAAAGAGGTCAGCCCGGTGGAGGTGGCCGAGACCTACCTCGACCGCATCGAGCGGATCAATCCCGCCGTCAACGCCGTCGTCTGGCTCGACGCCGACGCCGTGCGCGCGGCGGCCGTCCGGGCCGAGCAGGCGGTACTGCGCGGCGATCCGCTCGGCCCGCTGCACGGTGTCCCCGTCCCCATCAAGGACCTCAACTCCGTCGCCGGACAGCCCAACACGATGTCCTCACTGGCGATCCGGGACACCCCGCGGACCGTCACGGACCCCGACGTCCAGCTTCTCCTCGACGCCGGCGCGATCCCCCTCGGCCGGACGAACTCACCGGAGTTCGGCGCCCTGACCGTCTCCGAGAACGCCCGGCACGGCAAGACACGCAACCCGTGGAACCCGGCGCACACCTCCGGCGGGTCGAGCGGCGGCGCGTCGGCGGCCGTCGCGGCCGGGCTCGCCCCGGTGGCACACGCCTCCGACGGCGGCGGATCGATCCGGGTCCCGGCGTCCGTCACCGGCCTCGTGGGCCTCAAGCCGAGCCGGGGACGCGTACCCGCGCTCGTCAGGGGCTGGGAACACTCGACGACCGAGGGCGCGATCACCCGCACCGTGCGCGACGCGGCCCTGATGCTCGACGTCATGGGCCGTGCCGACCGGCTCGCCTGGTACAGCGCGCCCGACCCGCGTCGCCCGTACATCGAGGAGGTCGGTGCCGATCCCGGGCGGCTGCGGATCGGCCTGCTCCTCGACGCGCCGACCGGGCTGCCGGTCGACGAGGAGTGCCGCAAGGCGGCGTTGACCGCCGCGCAGGCACTGCGCGACCTGGGGCACGACGTCGTCGAGGCCCGTCCGAGGATGTTCTCGTACGACGCCATCATGGGCTTCACCTGGACCATCATCAGCGCCTCCACCTACGCCATCGAGGTCGACGATCCCGACGCGGTGGACCCCTACATCCGGCGCCGCCGCGAGACCGCCCTCGAGGTCACCGCGGGCGACTACGCGCGGACGGCGGCGCGTCTGCAGGCCGAGTCACGCGATGTGGTCGCCCAGTGGGGCAGGGACTTCGACGTCCTCCTCACCCCGACCACGGCGGTCGTGGCGCCGCCGGTCGGCCCCGTGTACGACGAGGCGAACTCCGACCCGGACGGCCCGCGGGCCACCGAGACCCGGATGGTCTCGTTCACCGCGTTCGTCAACATCGCCGGGCTGCCCGCCGTCTCGCTGCCCGTCCACACGACCGCGGACGGACTGCCGGTCGGCGCGCAACTCGTCGGCGCGCCCTACGACGAGGCGACGCTGCTGCGTCTGTCCGCCCAGCTCGAACCGCTGTTCCGCTGGCACGAGCGGCACCCGGACGACGCGGCACTCGCGGGGGCGCTGTGAGCGCCGGGTCCGCGGTCCCGACCGGGCCGCTGTCCGCCGCCCCTGTCCGGCGCGCTCCCCGACTGCGGCTGAGCGGAGGCTGGGCCGGGTTCGCCGTCCGCCGGGCGGGCGGGCTGCTGATGTCCATGCTGCTGCTCGTCCTCGTGACGTTCCTCATCGTGCCCCTGCTGCCCGGGGATCCGGCCCGCGCGATCGCCGGCACCAACTCGTCCCCGGCCACGCTCGCGGCGATACGCGAACGACTGGGCCTCGACGAGCCGCTGGCCACGCGGTTCGTCCACTACCTCGGCGACATCGCGTCCGGACGGCTCGGCACCTCGTTCCGGTTCGACACCCCGGTCGCGGACATCGTCGCGACCCGGTTGCCGTACACCGTCCAGCTCGTCATCCCGGCCGTCCTGCTCTCCCTGGTCATCGCCGTCCCGCTGGGCATGACCGTCGGTGTCCTCACCCGTGACGGACGCCGCCGCCGGCTCGGCGTCCTGTTCGGCACGGTCGCCGGGTTCCTCGCGTCGGCACCGGTCTACGTCGTCGCGACCCTCCTCATCGTCCTGTTC
The sequence above is drawn from the Streptomyces griseiscabiei genome and encodes:
- a CDS encoding ABC transporter permease, yielding MSAGSAVPTGPLSAAPVRRAPRLRLSGGWAGFAVRRAGGLLMSMLLLVLVTFLIVPLLPGDPARAIAGTNSSPATLAAIRERLGLDEPLATRFVHYLGDIASGRLGTSFRFDTPVADIVATRLPYTVQLVIPAVLLSLVIAVPLGMTVGVLTRDGRRRRLGVLFGTVAGFLASAPVYVVATLLIVLFSISLGLLPSGGATTPSALVLPIAALCVGPAFAIARVVRQETASVLAQDYMRTARGHRLGAVRLHLRHALPNLVTSVLTLSGLVLTSLLGGTIILENVFTYPGLGTEVVQAIIYKDYPVIQGIILVVGMLALLVNLLVDVVLGIVDPRTLEGGRRGH